CACACTGTTGATTCAGCACCCTGGTTCTGATTGACGTTATTTTTTTCCAATCCATCATAACACCCGTAAGTTAAGGGATTATATACCAATTGCCTTAAATGATTATTTCCCAGATACCAGCTAAAAGCCAGGCGCATTTTTTCCAGATATGAATTATTTTTTGTGATATTATAAAATGTATTCATTGCCAGCATAGTGTATGCAATTTCAATCGACTGTTCTCCACCTTCTTCCGGAGGTATAACAGCGTTTTTATGATACCATGTTTTGTTACTTATTACTTTCATATGACTATCAGTGAAAGTTTTGCTGCAAAGGAAAGCGAGACTGTTTTCTCCTGTGCGGCGATACAATTCCATGCCTGTCACCTGGTAAGCCATCATGATTGCTTCCGGCAGTACAGCATTGCCGTATGTAAGGCAGGACTCATACCAATTCCAGACGCCGTCGGCTTCGTTGCGATAATATTCGTATAGCCGTGCTGCCAGCAGATGCAGGATTTCCACTGCGCGGTCGCCTGGTTTGTACTGGAGGAAATAGTATAGTCCTTTTATCGCAAATGCGATTGCTCTGGGCGATTGTACGGACTCCATCCAGTTGAAGCAGGGACGCAGCAATGACAGGGCGTCCTGTACTACATCGAAAGGCAGGTGCTGATGCTGTGAAAGGGCGTATCCCAGTGCCCATACAGTTCGGCCGTTGGCATCATCGAGGTTCACTTCCCGGTTCATTGCAGAGAAGCTGCCATCAAAGTCCATGTAGTTCAAAAACCTGCCAGATGGTGTCTGGCAGCGTTTTATGAAACCGATATACCTGCGCAGCAGCGAGTTGACGAAGCTGGAAGGTTTCAGTTCACTGCAATACATGCACATGGCTATGAGCGCGCGGGCGTTATCATCGAGGGTGTAGCCATACTCGGGATCAGGTACATCATGCCGGGAGAACTGCAACATGCCCGTTTCGTCGGTCATACGATCGATATGATCGAGGTAAGGAGGTGGCAGGTTAGGCAGGATGCGATCTTCAGAGAGTGCATCACTGATTACTTCCATGTGGGCGATGGCCACATTTTCCCAGATAGAGCTGCGTGTTTTTTCGATAGCGGCTTCGCTCATTTGCCGGCGAAGATCCGGATCGCCCAGCAGTCGCGTTGCGGCGGCGGAGAGCTGTCCGGGTTCATTAAAGCCAATGAGGCAACCGGCGCCATCGTCCAGCATTTCGCGGGCCTGTACAAAAGAAGTGGATATAACTGCACATCCTGCACTCATGGCGTATACAAAAGTACCGCTAACAGCCTGGTGCGGGTCTTTTGATGTGAAGAGGTATATATCAGTCAGCGACAGATAGTCGAGCAGCGTTTCCAGAGAAAGATACGCATTCACAAATCTCACATTATTCTCCAGGCCCAGTTCTTTCACCAATAATTCCAGGGAATCCCGGTATTGCTCTCCTTCATGGGAAAACACCACGGGGTGCGTCTTTCCCAACACCAGGTACATAGCTTCAGGATATTCATCCACAATGTGTTTCATGGCACGAATCCCTGTTTCTATTCCTTTATTCTCGCTCAGCAGGCCAAAGGTACTGAGTACCATTTTGCCATTCAGGTTATATTGTTCTTTCAGCGCAGGTACATCTTCTACTATGTGTGCGTGTGTACCGTGAGGAATGTGTGCAATCTTTTCTGCCGGCACCTGATATACTTCCCTGAGCAGTGTGGCAGACGAGCGGGTCATAACGATCACCTTCGCCGCCAATGTGCTGATGAGACTTACCACTTTTGTGCATTTAATATCGGGGTAGGGTAATACCGTATGGAAGCGTACTATAAAAGGCTTATCCAGCAAGGATATCATCGCGAGCAGGTTATGGCCGAATTCACCTCCATAAAGGCCGAATTCATGTTCAAAGCAGAGCAGATCTATCCGGTTATCCCGATTTATTTTCTGGGCAAAGTCGATGCAGTTATCAATATCAAAAGGGTTTACTGTGTACGTAACTGGCCCTGTGTGCGGATCAGCAGGTTTGCCGGCTTCTCTTAATGCGGCTACCTCTATGCGGAGGTTGCCTGCAAAATTCTTATTCATGGCATTCACCAGATCCTGGGCAAAAGTTGCGATACCGCATTCGCGGGGCGGATAGGAGGTCACAAATAGCAAGGTCCTGACTTTCATAATGACAGTTTTTCACAGTAAACAGTCTCTCCCGCTCCACACTTGTCATGGATCGGGATTCAGGATATTTCAAATATCAATCCAATGCCGGCCCCTTGCGGTTTTACTGATTTATCGTGAACGAAAATGTAGAAATCCTTCCACAAAAATTTGTTAATTGTCCACATGCCAGCCAACCAAAAAAATTCACATTCTATTAACAGTGAATATAAATATTTATATTTACAATTGTAAAACATTTTATCCCGATAGCTGGTTATTGTAGCACATTACTCATCAATAACCTATATATACCCGGATAAATATGTCCATTTGTCCATTTCAGCTTATTTTAGCTAAACCAAGCACCCAGGCTGTCATGTGAAAGACACTAAACCAATCCTTTCGTCATTTAAACCCAATTGGCGCTATGCGAAACATTGCATGCACATTTAATGTAGATGGTGTTCCAACCAAAATCAATTTGCGGAAGCTACCCCGGCAACGACGTTTTCAGGCTATTATCGACCGTAATATCACGGAGTATATTATCTCTGATGAAACTAACGAGATTGAATATTATGAGGGGCCTGTATTGAGCGACTATCTGTCGACCAAGATAGCCGGATTGATCAGGCAGTATTTTCCGAATGTCAGGGCAATAGTAAAAATAGGGGAAGATAACTATGAGGGGTATGATGATTATTAAGATCATCTGCATATGTAGCCTCCGGCTACCGGCGATCCGGTGAACTTAGTCTGTTCCGACCGAAGTTCACCGAATATTCCATTTCTATCAGATAAATCCTTTTTCGAGTGCCTGAAATGCTTCTGCGGGGTGTACCTGCAGCCACAAAATGGCATATACCGCTTGTGCAACCGGCATATAGGCTCCTATTTTTTTGTTCATTTCATGCAGGCATTTGCTGGCATAATAACCTTCTGCTATCATGTTCAGCTCGAGCTGGGCTGCTTTAACGCTGTAGCCTTTGCCTATCATATTGCCAAAGGTGCGGTTCCGGCTGTGCAGAGAATAGCAGGTCACCAGCAGATCGC
The genomic region above belongs to Chitinophaga sp. 180180018-3 and contains:
- a CDS encoding glycosyltransferase, which gives rise to MKVRTLLFVTSYPPRECGIATFAQDLVNAMNKNFAGNLRIEVAALREAGKPADPHTGPVTYTVNPFDIDNCIDFAQKINRDNRIDLLCFEHEFGLYGGEFGHNLLAMISLLDKPFIVRFHTVLPYPDIKCTKVVSLISTLAAKVIVMTRSSATLLREVYQVPAEKIAHIPHGTHAHIVEDVPALKEQYNLNGKMVLSTFGLLSENKGIETGIRAMKHIVDEYPEAMYLVLGKTHPVVFSHEGEQYRDSLELLVKELGLENNVRFVNAYLSLETLLDYLSLTDIYLFTSKDPHQAVSGTFVYAMSAGCAVISTSFVQAREMLDDGAGCLIGFNEPGQLSAAATRLLGDPDLRRQMSEAAIEKTRSSIWENVAIAHMEVISDALSEDRILPNLPPPYLDHIDRMTDETGMLQFSRHDVPDPEYGYTLDDNARALIAMCMYCSELKPSSFVNSLLRRYIGFIKRCQTPSGRFLNYMDFDGSFSAMNREVNLDDANGRTVWALGYALSQHQHLPFDVVQDALSLLRPCFNWMESVQSPRAIAFAIKGLYYFLQYKPGDRAVEILHLLAARLYEYYRNEADGVWNWYESCLTYGNAVLPEAIMMAYQVTGMELYRRTGENSLAFLCSKTFTDSHMKVISNKTWYHKNAVIPPEEGGEQSIEIAYTMLAMNTFYNITKNNSYLEKMRLAFSWYLGNNHLRQLVYNPLTYGCYDGLEKNNVNQNQGAESTVCYLIARLLMEQWNKYKYVTPKPNSLEPVRLGFN